Proteins from a genomic interval of Lysobacter stagni:
- a CDS encoding GNAT family N-acetyltransferase, with product MNNPAVRIADYAPRWREDFARLNIEWLERWFTVEPIDREVLGDPERHILAHGGHVLFAIDAEDRVVGTVALKRESDGVYELTKMAVTPEARGLGVGRKLMEGALQAFRARGGRELFLESSSKLGPALALYESVGFRHRPAPRPGSHYVRADVYMVWEPEG from the coding sequence ATGAACAACCCCGCCGTCCGCATTGCCGATTACGCGCCGCGCTGGCGCGAGGATTTCGCCCGTCTCAACATCGAATGGCTGGAGCGCTGGTTCACGGTCGAGCCCATCGACCGCGAAGTGCTCGGCGATCCGGAGCGCCACATCCTGGCCCACGGCGGTCATGTGCTGTTCGCCATCGACGCGGAGGATCGCGTCGTCGGCACGGTGGCCCTCAAGCGCGAATCCGACGGCGTCTACGAGCTGACCAAGATGGCGGTTACGCCGGAGGCACGTGGACTGGGCGTCGGTCGCAAGCTCATGGAAGGTGCACTGCAGGCGTTCCGTGCACGCGGCGGACGCGAACTGTTCCTGGAATCCAGCAGCAAGCTGGGCCCGGCGCTGGCGCTGTACGAAAGCGTCGGCTTCCGCCATCGCCCGGCGCCGCGTCCCGGCTCGCACTACGTGCGCGCCGACGTGTACATGGTCTGGGAACCGGAAGGCTGA
- a CDS encoding HAD family hydrolase, with product MSELALVGFDADDTLWRSQDYFDEAQLEFERIVGNYVDLRDARVQERLYEVEKRNIAIFGYGVKGMVLSMIEAAVDITAQRIVATDLHRIVQLGKDLLRHPVELLPGVREAVEAVAAEHDVVLITKGDLFHQEAKVRQCGFANLFRRIEIVSEKDVSTYARLLEEFDLPAGRFVMVGNSLRSDIAPVLELGGWGIHVPYHTTWGHENEADVADDAPRLRRIESAYQLPAAVRELAARIG from the coding sequence ATGAGTGAACTCGCCCTGGTCGGCTTCGACGCCGACGACACGCTCTGGCGCAGCCAGGACTATTTCGACGAAGCGCAGCTGGAGTTCGAACGCATCGTCGGCAACTACGTCGACTTGCGCGACGCGCGCGTGCAGGAGCGCCTGTACGAAGTGGAGAAGCGCAACATCGCCATCTTCGGCTACGGCGTGAAGGGCATGGTGCTGTCGATGATCGAGGCGGCGGTGGACATCACCGCACAGCGCATCGTCGCCACGGACCTGCACCGCATCGTGCAGCTGGGCAAGGACCTGCTGCGCCATCCGGTCGAGTTGCTGCCGGGTGTGCGTGAAGCGGTGGAAGCCGTCGCCGCCGAACACGACGTGGTGCTCATCACCAAGGGCGATCTGTTCCACCAGGAAGCCAAGGTCCGCCAGTGCGGTTTTGCCAACCTGTTCCGCCGCATCGAGATCGTGAGCGAGAAGGACGTCTCCACCTACGCGCGCCTTCTGGAGGAGTTCGACCTGCCGGCCGGGCGCTTCGTGATGGTCGGCAACTCGTTGCGCTCGGACATCGCGCCAGTGCTGGAACTGGGCGGCTGGGGCATCCACGTGCCGTACCACACGACCTGGGGCCACGAGAACGAAGCCGACGTCGCCGACGACGCGCCCCGCCTGCGCCGCATCGAAAGCGCGTACCAGTTGCCCGCGGCCGTGCGCGAGCTGGCCGCGCGGATCGGCTGA
- a CDS encoding lytic transglycosylase domain-containing protein, with protein sequence MVLTRALAAVLMVSTVCVAGNAAARKVYRCVRDGTVSLSTAPEPGSRCRAREIDDNAAVLPNLWGTGEAVSGVLYERMQDGKPVYGTRKLPGSVKVLSFTVPAPPGEPAHVGLGNVGPPQIERYPKQFRAAAKATGVDEAWLRAIAHAESGFDAAAVSPKGAQGVMQLMPETSREYGVSDPFSYGESIMGGARHLRALMRRYRNDLTLVAAAYNAGIGAVTRYGGVPPYQETQQYVAKVQTLYGRYRVALGMKPLPVPQAAASSP encoded by the coding sequence ATGGTTCTGACCCGCGCCCTCGCGGCAGTGCTGATGGTCTCGACGGTCTGCGTCGCCGGGAACGCGGCTGCGCGCAAGGTCTATCGCTGCGTGCGCGACGGCACGGTCAGTCTCTCCACCGCTCCGGAGCCGGGTTCACGTTGCCGGGCGCGCGAGATCGACGACAACGCCGCCGTGCTGCCCAATCTGTGGGGCACGGGCGAGGCCGTGAGCGGTGTGCTGTACGAACGCATGCAGGACGGCAAGCCCGTGTATGGCACGCGCAAGCTGCCCGGTTCCGTCAAGGTGCTGTCCTTCACCGTGCCCGCGCCGCCTGGCGAACCGGCACACGTGGGGCTGGGCAATGTCGGGCCGCCGCAGATCGAGCGCTACCCGAAGCAATTCCGCGCGGCGGCGAAGGCGACCGGCGTGGACGAAGCCTGGTTGCGCGCGATCGCGCATGCCGAAAGTGGATTCGACGCGGCCGCCGTTTCGCCGAAGGGCGCGCAGGGCGTGATGCAGCTCATGCCCGAGACCAGTCGCGAGTACGGCGTCTCCGACCCCTTCTCGTATGGCGAATCGATCATGGGCGGCGCGCGTCACCTGCGAGCACTGATGCGTCGCTACCGCAACGATCTGACGCTGGTCGCGGCGGCGTACAACGCCGGCATCGGCGCGGTCACACGTTACGGCGGCGTGCCGCCCTACCAGGAAACGCAGCAGTACGTGGCCAAGGTGCAGACGCTCTACGGGCGTTATCGCGTGGCGCTGGGCATGAAGCCCTTGCCCGTACCGCAGGCGGCTGCGTCGTCGCCGTAA
- a CDS encoding HlyD family type I secretion periplasmic adaptor subunit produces the protein MKHILQGVRDFGARYAAVFRSAWAVRAQLDPPERSADERAFLPAHLELTETPVSPTARWTMRVIVAFFCVAVLWACIGKLDIVAVAPGKTVVDSRTKVLQPAETGVVRRILVRDGQVVKRGQLLIELDATATGAEFAQADEALVNARLAVLRLEALAGSLQRNAPPALPRAMDLPQDRLKAEQALVRSQYDTYQARRQGLQASIAQRRAELRTTEATIGPLDESARISKARAEDYGKLVEGRYVGRHEYLLREQERIAAERDLATQRNRVQEIRSALSAAEEELRVLVTDTRQQTLDQLRQATEQVAQLTPEVAKTGQRDRLMALRAPVDGTVQQLAVHTIGGVVTPAQPLLVVVPSEESLEVEATVLNKDIGFVRPGQSVTVKIESFPYTRYGYLTGTVASVSHDAAQDEQLGLVFPARVRLSGASLHIEGVEVGLTPGMALSVEIKTGKRRVIDYLLSPLRQHGSESLRER, from the coding sequence ATGAAGCACATCCTGCAGGGTGTGCGTGACTTCGGCGCCCGCTACGCGGCGGTGTTCCGCTCGGCCTGGGCCGTTCGCGCGCAGCTCGACCCACCCGAGCGAAGTGCGGATGAGCGCGCGTTCCTGCCGGCACATCTGGAACTGACCGAGACCCCGGTCTCGCCCACGGCGCGCTGGACCATGCGGGTCATCGTTGCCTTCTTCTGCGTCGCCGTGCTGTGGGCGTGCATCGGCAAGCTGGACATCGTCGCCGTCGCGCCGGGCAAGACGGTCGTGGATTCACGCACCAAGGTCTTGCAGCCGGCGGAGACCGGCGTGGTCCGCCGCATCCTTGTGCGCGACGGGCAGGTCGTGAAGCGCGGGCAGCTGCTCATCGAGCTGGATGCGACCGCGACCGGTGCGGAGTTCGCACAGGCAGACGAAGCGCTGGTGAACGCGCGACTCGCGGTGCTTCGCTTGGAAGCGCTCGCCGGATCGCTCCAGCGCAACGCACCACCTGCGTTGCCCAGGGCGATGGACCTGCCGCAGGACCGGCTGAAGGCCGAGCAGGCTCTCGTACGCAGCCAGTACGACACCTACCAGGCCAGACGCCAAGGTCTGCAGGCGAGCATCGCCCAGCGCCGTGCCGAGTTGCGCACGACGGAGGCGACGATCGGGCCACTGGACGAATCGGCGCGCATCTCCAAGGCGCGTGCCGAGGACTATGGCAAGCTGGTCGAAGGCAGGTATGTCGGCCGTCACGAATACCTCCTCCGCGAGCAGGAACGCATCGCCGCGGAGCGCGACCTGGCCACGCAGCGAAACCGCGTGCAGGAGATCCGCTCCGCCCTGAGCGCGGCTGAGGAAGAACTGCGTGTGCTGGTCACTGACACACGCCAGCAGACGCTGGATCAACTACGCCAGGCGACAGAACAGGTCGCGCAGCTCACCCCGGAAGTCGCGAAGACCGGGCAGCGCGACCGCCTGATGGCGTTGCGCGCGCCCGTCGACGGCACCGTTCAACAGCTGGCCGTTCATACCATCGGTGGCGTAGTGACACCCGCGCAGCCGCTGCTGGTGGTGGTGCCGAGCGAGGAATCGCTGGAAGTCGAAGCGACGGTGCTCAACAAGGACATCGGCTTCGTACGCCCGGGCCAGTCAGTAACGGTGAAGATCGAGAGCTTCCCTTACACGCGTTACGGCTATCTGACAGGAACGGTCGCGAGCGTCTCGCACGATGCGGCGCAGGATGAGCAGCTGGGCCTGGTGTTCCCCGCGCGCGTGCGGCTTTCAGGCGCGAGCCTTCATATCGAGGGTGTCGAGGTAGGGCTCACGCCCGGCATGGCGTTGAGTGTTGAGATCAAGACCGGAAAGCGGCGGGTGATCGATTACCTGCTCAGTCCGCTGCGGCAGCATGGCTCCGAATCACTTCGGGAACGTTGA
- a CDS encoding tyrosine-type recombinase/integrase, producing the protein MVELPTQEFDMKGTNENFSPWNKGKIVGRKAPLRLRDIWAIRVRLQLRGRPRELALFNLAIDSKLRACDLVALRVHDVSHGQAIATRATILQRKTCRSACFEITDQTRNAVAAWIADTGVAGDAYLFPSRVRRSAHLSTRQYCRIVHRWVAEIGLDSSAYGSHSLRRTKAALIYHRTKNLRAVQLLLGHTKLESTVRYLGIEVDDALELSEQTEA; encoded by the coding sequence ATGGTCGAGCTCCCCACACAGGAGTTCGACATGAAGGGTACGAACGAAAACTTCAGCCCCTGGAACAAGGGCAAGATCGTCGGCCGGAAGGCTCCCCTCAGGCTGCGCGACATCTGGGCCATTCGGGTGAGACTGCAGCTTCGTGGCAGGCCTCGAGAACTGGCTCTCTTCAACTTAGCCATCGATTCGAAGCTCAGGGCTTGCGATTTGGTGGCGCTCCGTGTGCACGATGTCAGCCACGGACAGGCCATTGCGACGCGAGCGACGATCCTACAGCGCAAGACTTGCCGTTCGGCGTGCTTCGAGATCACGGACCAAACCCGAAACGCGGTGGCAGCATGGATTGCCGACACAGGGGTTGCTGGGGATGCCTATCTGTTCCCGAGCCGTGTTCGGCGGTCGGCCCACCTCTCGACGCGACAGTACTGCCGGATCGTCCATCGCTGGGTCGCGGAGATCGGCCTGGACTCTAGCGCCTATGGGAGCCACTCGCTGCGCCGAACCAAGGCGGCGCTGATCTACCACCGAACAAAGAACCTACGAGCCGTCCAACTCCTCCTTGGACACACCAAACTGGAAAGCACAGTCCGGTACCTCGGAATAGAAGTCGACGATGCCCTCGAACTCTCCGAGCAAACAGAGGCGTAG
- a CDS encoding type I secretion system permease/ATPase: protein MAQGSAVLSVLEGAEGESHVDQGLLGLVLLAQFHGIAADAAQLAHEFGRNGERFDETTLLLAAKMLGLKAKVVPQPASRIAMASLPALALQPDGAAFIVAKVNGDQVLIHDLDEKRPRAISVADFEARYAGRLLQVASRASVLGELAKFDFSWFIPAVVKYRKLLLEVFIVSFFIQLFALVTPLFYQVVMDKVLVHRGLTTLDVIAIGLVSMAVFEVVLTGLRTYVFSHTTSKIDVELGARLFRHVLALPLAYFESRRVGDTIARVRELENIRSFLTGQALTSVLDLFFTVVFLAVMFYYSGWLTLIVVLSLPVYALISAGITPILRKRLNEKFARGADNQSFLVETVSGIGTVKAMAVDPRVTRTWDNQLAGYVSAGFGVTRIATLGQQGVQLVQKLVAVAILFWGAKLVIEGKLSVGQLIAFNMLAGQVAAPIIRLAQLWQDFQQVGISVERLGDILNTRTEIPGSRMALPPIAGRVTFERVSFRYRPDAPEVLAGIELDIKAGEVIGIVGRSGSGKSTLTKLVQRLYTPERGRVLIDGQDLALADPAWLRRQLGVVLQENFLFNRSVRENIALSDPGMPLERVIQAAQLAGAHEFITELPEGYDTRVGEHGTGLSGGQRQRIAVARALITDPRILIFDEATSALDYESEHAVMRNMRAICKGRTVLIIAHRLSTVRHANRIVVVEKGRIVEAGSHAALVDRPEGHYAHLHRLQSGEA from the coding sequence ATGGCACAGGGGAGTGCGGTGCTTTCCGTCCTGGAAGGCGCAGAGGGCGAGTCTCATGTTGATCAGGGCCTGCTGGGCCTGGTCCTGCTTGCCCAATTCCACGGCATCGCGGCCGACGCCGCTCAACTCGCACACGAGTTCGGGCGCAACGGCGAGCGCTTCGACGAAACCACGTTGCTGCTCGCAGCGAAGATGCTCGGCCTCAAGGCCAAGGTCGTTCCACAGCCCGCCTCGCGCATTGCGATGGCGAGCCTGCCAGCACTTGCGCTTCAACCGGACGGCGCTGCCTTCATCGTCGCCAAGGTCAACGGCGATCAGGTGCTCATCCACGATCTCGACGAGAAGCGGCCGCGTGCGATCTCCGTCGCCGACTTTGAGGCACGCTACGCAGGACGCCTGCTGCAGGTTGCCTCGCGCGCATCGGTGCTTGGCGAGCTTGCGAAGTTCGACTTCAGCTGGTTCATTCCGGCAGTGGTGAAGTACCGGAAGCTGCTGCTGGAAGTCTTCATCGTCTCGTTCTTCATCCAGCTGTTCGCCCTGGTGACGCCGCTGTTCTACCAGGTGGTAATGGACAAGGTGCTGGTGCACCGTGGCCTGACCACGCTGGACGTCATCGCCATCGGCCTGGTGTCGATGGCGGTGTTCGAAGTGGTGCTGACCGGCCTGCGCACCTATGTGTTCTCGCATACCACCAGCAAGATCGACGTGGAGCTCGGCGCGCGGTTGTTTCGCCATGTGCTGGCGCTGCCGCTTGCGTACTTCGAGTCGCGACGGGTCGGCGACACCATCGCGCGCGTGCGCGAGCTGGAGAACATCCGCAGCTTCCTCACCGGGCAGGCGTTGACGTCGGTACTGGACCTGTTCTTCACCGTGGTGTTCCTCGCGGTGATGTTCTACTACAGCGGCTGGCTGACGCTGATCGTCGTGCTTTCGCTCCCTGTCTACGCGCTGATCTCCGCCGGCATCACACCGATCCTGCGCAAGCGCCTCAACGAGAAGTTCGCGCGAGGCGCCGACAACCAGTCCTTCCTGGTCGAAACCGTCAGCGGGATCGGCACGGTCAAGGCGATGGCGGTCGATCCGCGCGTCACGCGCACCTGGGACAACCAGCTCGCCGGCTACGTGAGCGCAGGCTTCGGCGTGACCCGCATCGCGACGCTGGGCCAACAGGGCGTACAGCTGGTACAGAAGCTGGTCGCCGTGGCGATCCTGTTCTGGGGTGCCAAGCTGGTGATCGAGGGCAAGCTCTCCGTCGGCCAGCTGATCGCGTTCAACATGCTGGCCGGGCAGGTGGCCGCGCCGATCATCCGCCTGGCGCAACTGTGGCAGGACTTCCAACAGGTCGGCATCTCGGTCGAACGCCTGGGCGACATCCTCAACACGCGCACGGAGATTCCCGGCAGCCGGATGGCGCTGCCGCCGATCGCGGGGCGGGTGACGTTCGAACGCGTGTCGTTCCGTTACCGCCCCGATGCGCCCGAAGTGCTGGCCGGCATCGAGCTGGACATCAAGGCGGGCGAGGTGATCGGCATCGTCGGCCGTTCCGGTTCCGGCAAGAGCACGCTGACCAAGCTGGTGCAGCGCCTGTACACGCCGGAGCGCGGCCGGGTGCTGATCGATGGGCAGGATCTGGCACTGGCGGACCCCGCGTGGTTGCGACGCCAGCTCGGCGTGGTGCTGCAGGAGAACTTCCTGTTCAACCGCAGCGTGCGCGAGAACATCGCCCTCAGCGATCCTGGCATGCCGCTGGAGCGCGTGATCCAGGCGGCACAGTTGGCCGGGGCACACGAGTTCATCACCGAACTCCCCGAAGGCTACGACACTAGGGTTGGCGAACACGGCACAGGCCTGTCGGGTGGGCAACGGCAGCGCATCGCCGTTGCGCGCGCGCTCATCACCGATCCGCGCATCCTGATCTTCGACGAAGCCACCAGTGCGCTCGATTACGAATCGGAGCATGCGGTGATGCGCAACATGCGGGCGATCTGCAAGGGACGCACGGTGCTGATCATCGCTCACCGGTTGTCCACTGTCCGGCACGCGAACCGCATCGTCGTGGTCGAGAAGGGGAGGATCGTCGAGGCTGGCAGCCATGCCGCGCTGGTCGATCGGCCTGAAGGTCACTACGCGCACCTGCATCGCCTGCAGTCGGGGGAGGCATGA
- a CDS encoding CPXCG motif-containing cysteine-rich protein gives MLPTSDVQCPYCGETITLLVDTSVGAQQYIEDCQVCCRPIIVSVRVDEEGEPWVDVAAEDDA, from the coding sequence ATGCTGCCCACTTCCGACGTGCAGTGCCCCTACTGCGGCGAGACCATCACGCTGCTGGTGGACACGTCCGTCGGCGCGCAGCAGTACATCGAGGACTGCCAGGTGTGCTGCCGGCCGATCATCGTTTCCGTGCGCGTGGACGAAGAGGGCGAACCGTGGGTGGACGTTGCCGCCGAGGACGATGCCTGA
- a CDS encoding EF-hand domain-containing protein translates to MSIQSRKPLIVVGALVAALSAPLAFAQSSTASPTSQDPAAAHSSASASGAASSGKKSWADVDLDKNGSLSKTEASAVPALGQVFDQADADADGALTADEYKAYVAKAQTGAGAGDRGGKR, encoded by the coding sequence ATGAGCATCCAGTCCCGCAAGCCGCTGATCGTCGTGGGCGCCCTCGTGGCGGCCCTGTCCGCCCCGCTCGCCTTCGCCCAGTCGTCGACCGCCAGCCCGACATCGCAGGATCCGGCGGCCGCCCATTCCAGTGCGTCGGCCTCGGGTGCGGCCAGCTCCGGCAAGAAGAGCTGGGCCGACGTCGACCTCGACAAGAACGGTTCGCTGAGCAAGACCGAAGCCTCCGCCGTGCCGGCGCTGGGCCAGGTGTTCGACCAGGCTGATGCCGACGCCGACGGCGCGCTGACGGCCGATGAATACAAGGCCTACGTCGCGAAGGCGCAGACCGGCGCGGGTGCCGGCGACCGCGGCGGCAAGCGCTGA